Within the Burkholderia mayonis genome, the region GGCCCGCCGCGGCGAGCAGCTCGGCGAGATCGGCGCGATAGCGCACGCGCGGCACCTCGAACAGCTCGCCGTAGAAGAACACGTTCTCGTCGACGGTCAGGTCCTCGTACAGCCCGAAGCGCTGCGGCATGTAGCTGAGCGCGATCTTCGCGCGCTCGGGGTCGGCGATCACGTCGATGCCGTCGAGCTCGATGCGGCCCGCGTCCGGACGCAGCACGCCCGCGAGCATCCGCATCAGCGTCGTCTTGCCCGCGCCGTCCGGACCGACGAGCCCGAAGATCTCGCCGCGCGCGACCGCGAAGCTCACGTCGCGCACCGCGTCAACCGCGCCGAAGCGGCGCGCGACATGCTCGACGCGCACGGTCGGCGCGAACGAGGCTCCGGCGGCATCGGGCGCGCTCATCGGCCGCTCGCGATCGCAGCGATCGTCGCGTCGGCGGGCATGCCGGGCAACAGCTCGTGCGTCGGGTTGTCGATGTCGATGCGGATCCGGTAGACCTGCGTGATCCGCTCCTCGTGCGTCTCGACCGTTTTCGGCGTGAACTCGGCCTGCGGCGACACGAAGCTGATCCGGCCGCGGTAGACGGCGGACGGATACGCGTCGGTGCGCACGTCGACCGGCTCGCCGATCCGGATGCGCCCGACGTCGGGCTCGTTCACGTACGCGCGCAGCCACACGTGATCGAGCTCGGCGATGGTGAAGATCGCGACGCCCGGCCCCGCGAGCTGACCGAGCTCCGCGTGCCGCACCGAGATCACGCCGTCGAACGGCGCGGCGAGTTCCGTGTACGACAGCGTCGTCTCGTCGAGCTTGCGCTTCGCCTGTGCGGCCGTCACGTTCGCGGCGGCGAGCGTGACGTCGTTGCGCGCAGCGGCGAGGAGCGCCTGGTCGCGCGAGAGCGCCGCGGCGGACTGGCGCTCGGCTGTCTGCGCGAGATCGCGCGATTGCTGCGACACCGCTGATTGCCGAGCGAGCGTGTCGGCGCGCGCGAAATCGCGCTGCTTTTCGGCCAGATCGAAGCGGTCGCTGACGACGCCGTGCTCGAGCGCCGCGACGTTGCTGCGATTCGCTTCGACCTGCGCGGTCTGCACGTCGACGTTCGCGCGGTCGATATCGGTCTGGCGCCGGTACAGGCGATCGTCAACGCGCGCGAGCACGGTCCCGCGCGCGACGCGTGCGCCTTCGTCGAACGGCAGATAGACGATCGGCGCCTGGACCTGTGTGAAGCTCAGCACGCTTTCGTGCGCCTCGATGTTGCCCGACACGACGATCCGCGGCGGCGGCTCGCTCGGGCCGAACAGCGCGGGCCAACGCAGCGCCGCATAGCCGAGCGCCGCGACGGCGGCGGCAAGCGCGACGGCCAGCGTGAGGCGAAGGCGGCGGTTGTGCGACATCGTGAGAAGCGGCGGCGGAACGATGCGACTACTCTACGTTCGCGGTCGCGGCGTTCTTTGATGCGGGTCAACGGCCGCGCCGGCGTCAGTACGGGCGGCGAACGCACCGCCCGTCGTCCGGCGTCGCGGCAGAAGCGGCTCTGTGTGTTTGCGTCGATCGGGCGAATGGCGGAATGGCGGCGTGACCTGCCTCGCATCAGCGGCGGCATGCGCGTTGCGGCATGGGCGAACGTTCGCCGTGCATGCCGCGTCGCCACACGACATCACGCCCCGCAAAGCCATGCGAATGCCAACCGCGCCTTCACTGAACACGACGACGTGGACGGCAAAGGACGACAGGATGGCGCGCCGCAACATCCGAGCGCCGTGTCCGCCTTGCAGCCGCCCGCACCAGCACCTTTCGTCGCCGGCCGGTTTCGGCACCTGTGCTTCGGCCGCGCCGACTCGAAGCATCACTCGATTGCAATTCATCACGACATCAGTCAATGTAACGTTCTAGTGGCGCGCGACGGCCGCCGCAATTGATGCCGACCGTCCGGCGAACCGGCGGGCGGCCCACGTCGCCCGCGACACCGGTCCGGAACGCGCGCCGAGCCGCGACGCAGCGCAGCGCATGCGCCCGGCCCGCCAGAACACAAAACGGAGACACAGATGGCGCGTTACGACACGATCATCCAGAACGGCCTGTGGTTCGACGGCACGGGCGCCGAGCCCCGCGCGCGCGACCTCGGCATTCGCGACGGCCGCGTCGAAACGGTGTCGGACGCGCCGCTCGCGGCCGACGGCGCGAACGTGATCGACGCGGCCGGCAAATGGGTGATGCCCGGCTTCGTCGACATCCACACGCATTACGACGCCGAGATCCTCGTATCGCCGGGGCTGCCCGAATCGGTGCGGCACGGCGTGACGAGCGTCTTTCTCGGCTCGTGCTCGCTGTCGACGGTCCACGCGGACGCGCTCGACTGCACCGATCTCTTCAGCCGCGTCGAGGCGCTGCCGCGCGAGCAGATGCTCGCGGTGCTGTCGCGCGTGAAGACGTGGGACACGGCGGCCTCGTACGTCCGCCATCTCGAATCGCTGCCGCTCGGCCCGAACGTCGCCGCGTTCCTCGGCCATTCGGATCTGCGCACGTACGTGCTCGGACTCGGGCGCGCGGTCGACGACCGCGTGCGCCCGGACGAAGCGGATCTGCAACGGATGGAGCGGCTGCTCGACGACGCGCTCGACGCGGGCTTTGTCGGACTGTCGTCGATGACGACGCCGTGGGACAAGCTCGACGGCGAGCGATACCGGTCGAAGTCGCTGCCGTCGACGTTCGCGACGTGGCGCGAGTACCGTCGCCTGAACCGCTTGCTGCGCCGCCGCGGCCGCGTGCTGCAAAGCGCGCCGAACACGACGAATCCGCTGAACGGTCTGCTCTTCATGGCCGAGAGCTGCGGCTACTTCGTGCGCAAGCCGCTGCGCACGTCGCTCCTCGTCGCGGCCGACAGCAAGGCGGCGCCGCGCGGCACCATCGACGTGCTGCTCGGCGGCGTGCGGCTCGCGAACGCGCTCTTTCGCGGCGCGCTCGTCTGGCAGCATCTGCCGGTGCCGTTCGAGGTCTACGCGGACGGCATCGATTTCGTGATCTTCGAGGAATTCGGCGCGGGCCGCGCGGCGCTGCATCTGAACGACGCGCTCGAGCGCAACAAGCTGCTGCAAAACGAAGGCTACCGGCGCCAGTTCCGCAAGCAGGTCGCCAAGGGACTCGACTTGCGGCTCTGGACGCGCGATCTGTACGACACGCGGATCGTCGGCTGTCCGGACGAATCGGTCGTCGGCAAGTCGTTCGGCCGGGTCGCGGACGAGCGCGGGATCCACCCGGCCGATGCGCTCCTCGATCTCGTCGTCGCCTACGGCCAGAAAGTGCGCTGGTGCATGACGATCGCGAATCACCGCGCGGACGTGCTCGACCGGATCGCGACAAATCCCGCGTTGCAGATCGGCTTCGCCGATTCGGGCGCGCATCTGCGCAACATGGCGTTCTACAACGCGCCGGTGCGCTTCCTGCGCCGCGTGCGCGAGGCCGAGCGCGCCGGGCGGCCGTTCATGTCGATGCAGCAGGCGGTGCATCGCGTGACGGGCGAGCTCGCCGCGTACTTCGGAATCGACGCCGGCACGCTGCGCGCCGGCGATCGCGCGGATATCGCGATCGTCGCCCCCGAGCATCTCGACGCGTCGGTCGACGCGTATCACGAGGAAGACATGGCCGCGTTCGGCGGGCTGCGCCGGCTCGTGAACCGCAGCGGCGCGGCGATCGCGGCGACGCTCGTCAACGGACAGATCGTGTATCGCAACGGCGCGTTCGCCGACGGCTACGGCGAAACGCGGCGCTCGGGGCAGTTCCTGCGCGCGGCGACGCGCTAGGCGCGCACGAGCGCGTCGCCGGCCGGCGCGTTGCCGGTTCGCGAGAAGTCCTGCCGCTTCGTCTTTTTTCGTTCGGCGCGCCGGTCGCGCCCCTCGCTTAAACGCGACCGCTCAAGCCGGGCGGCGGGCGGGCGGCGCGCCCGGCGTTCCGGGCGCACCGCGTGCGCTATGCGGCTGCCCATCGAGCAGCGTCGTCCGCGTGCGCGCCGCTTGTTGCGGCGCAATGGCGTCAGGCATTCGCTTTCGGATCGAGTGAGCGGCGACCGCGGGCGCGCTCGACGAGCCGCGACGCGCTCGGTCATTCGTCGCGCGAAGGCGCGGCCGCCCCGTCCTGCCGCGCACCGCCGGCGCACGACCGAATCCGATACGCGCAGCGCCGCGCGCCGACCGGAATGTGCTCGATGCGCTCGATCGACAGCGCATCGCCGAGCATCTCGCGAAAGATCTCGAGCTCCGACCGGCAGAACCCCTGGCACGCGGTCGCGGCCGCGCAGATCGGACAGTGATTCTCGATGAAGAGCCAGCCGTCGCCGTCGGGCGCGCGCGACCATTCGGCGAAATAGCCTTCCCTGTCGCGAAGCTCCGCGAGCCGCGCGATCCGCGTCTCCGGGTCCGTCACGCCGGCGAGCGTCTGCGCGTACGTGCGGCGCATCTCCGTCTCGCGCGCGGAGATCAGGAGATCGAGCGTCGGCTGGCCGAGCGTCGTGCGGATGATCCGGATCAAGTCGACCGTCACGTCCGCGTGCGCGTCCGGGAAATGGCCGTGGCCGAGCGTCGTGAGCCGCCAGACCCGCGCGGGCCGCCCGACGCCCTGCGGCACGTTCTCCGCCTCGACGAGCCCGTCCGCCTCGAGCTTCTTCAACTGCTGCCGCGCGGCCTCGGCGGTCGTGCCGAGATACGTGCCGAGCTCGGCCGCCTGCAACGGGCCACGCCGCTTCAGCACGTTCAGCACGCGCTCGGAAACCGGAATTTCCTGCTTCGAAAAGATATCGTCCATCACCGCATTATCAAACGCGTAGCTTGCGCAATGCAACGGTCGCGCGGGCCGATCAGGCAAATCACCCAAATAAACCAAGGATATCCTTGACTTATTCTGTCATCAGACAAATCATGTCGCGATTCTTACAAAATGACTGAGAGATTTCCATGGGCCGTCGGCTATTGCTTGCATTGGCGCTGTTGGCGTTCATTTTCGGTGGGCTTGTTCTGTGGCGGGAAAGCCGCGTGCAGGCCGCCGATCATCCCCCCGCCCCCCCACCTCCGCTGACGGTCTCCGCCGTCTCCGTGCGCGCCGCGCCCGAGCGCGTGACGCTCGACGCGGTCGGCTCGCTCGACGCGGTCCGTCAAGTGACGCTCGCGCCCGAAGTAGCCGGCCGCGTCGTCACGCTGCATTTCGAGGCCGGCGCGACGGTCCGCAAGGGCCAGTTGATCGTCCAGCTCTTCGACGAGCCGGAGCGCGCAAAGCTTGCGTCGATCCGGGCGAAGGCCGCATTCGCGAAGCGCCAGCTCGACCGCTCTCAGGCGCTCGCGCAAACGGGCGCCGAGCCGCGCAACATCTTCGACCAGCACCGCTTCGACTCCGACGCGGCCGCAGCCGACATCCGCGAGACGCAGGCGGTGATCACGCAAAAGGCAGTGCGCGCGCCGTTCGACGGCGTGCTCGGCCTGCGCCGCGTGAACCTCGGCCAGTATCTGAACGCGGGCGATGCGATCGCGACGCTGACCGATCTCGATTCGCTGTACGCGAACTTCACGGTCCCGCAGAAGAACCTGAGCCAGTTGCGCCTCGGCCAGAACGTGTCGATCGCGACGGACGCGTATCCGGACCGGGCGCTCGCCGGCCGCGTGACCGCGATCGAGCCGCAGGTCGGCTCCGAGACGCGCAACGTCGCCGTGCAGGCGACGCTCGCGAACCCCGATCATCTGCTGCGCCCGGGCATGTATATCCAGGCGCGGCTCGAGCTGCCGCCGCGCGAGCGCGCGCTGACGGTGCCCGATACCGCGGTGCAGACGTCGCAGCGCGGCGAATCCGTGCTCGTCGTCGGCAAGCCGGGCCGCGACGGCCTCGGCGTCGTGCGGCTGCAGCCCGTTCGCACCGGCCGGCGCGCCGACGGCCGCATCGCGATCGCCGACGGCCTGCGGGCGGGCGACGTCGTCGTCACGTCCGGCCAGGTGCGCCTCGCGGC harbors:
- a CDS encoding N-acyl-D-amino-acid deacylase family protein; the encoded protein is MARYDTIIQNGLWFDGTGAEPRARDLGIRDGRVETVSDAPLAADGANVIDAAGKWVMPGFVDIHTHYDAEILVSPGLPESVRHGVTSVFLGSCSLSTVHADALDCTDLFSRVEALPREQMLAVLSRVKTWDTAASYVRHLESLPLGPNVAAFLGHSDLRTYVLGLGRAVDDRVRPDEADLQRMERLLDDALDAGFVGLSSMTTPWDKLDGERYRSKSLPSTFATWREYRRLNRLLRRRGRVLQSAPNTTNPLNGLLFMAESCGYFVRKPLRTSLLVAADSKAAPRGTIDVLLGGVRLANALFRGALVWQHLPVPFEVYADGIDFVIFEEFGAGRAALHLNDALERNKLLQNEGYRRQFRKQVAKGLDLRLWTRDLYDTRIVGCPDESVVGKSFGRVADERGIHPADALLDLVVAYGQKVRWCMTIANHRADVLDRIATNPALQIGFADSGAHLRNMAFYNAPVRFLRRVREAERAGRPFMSMQQAVHRVTGELAAYFGIDAGTLRAGDRADIAIVAPEHLDASVDAYHEEDMAAFGGLRRLVNRSGAAIAATLVNGQIVYRNGAFADGYGETRRSGQFLRAATR
- a CDS encoding HlyD family secretion protein, which codes for MSHNRRLRLTLAVALAAAVAALGYAALRWPALFGPSEPPPRIVVSGNIEAHESVLSFTQVQAPIVYLPFDEGARVARGTVLARVDDRLYRRQTDIDRANVDVQTAQVEANRSNVAALEHGVVSDRFDLAEKQRDFARADTLARQSAVSQQSRDLAQTAERQSAAALSRDQALLAAARNDVTLAAANVTAAQAKRKLDETTLSYTELAAPFDGVISVRHAELGQLAGPGVAIFTIAELDHVWLRAYVNEPDVGRIRIGEPVDVRTDAYPSAVYRGRISFVSPQAEFTPKTVETHEERITQVYRIRIDIDNPTHELLPGMPADATIAAIASGR
- a CDS encoding helix-turn-helix transcriptional regulator, which encodes MDDIFSKQEIPVSERVLNVLKRRGPLQAAELGTYLGTTAEAARQQLKKLEADGLVEAENVPQGVGRPARVWRLTTLGHGHFPDAHADVTVDLIRIIRTTLGQPTLDLLISARETEMRRTYAQTLAGVTDPETRIARLAELRDREGYFAEWSRAPDGDGWLFIENHCPICAAATACQGFCRSELEIFREMLGDALSIERIEHIPVGARRCAYRIRSCAGGARQDGAAAPSRDE
- a CDS encoding efflux RND transporter periplasmic adaptor subunit, which gives rise to MGRRLLLALALLAFIFGGLVLWRESRVQAADHPPAPPPPLTVSAVSVRAAPERVTLDAVGSLDAVRQVTLAPEVAGRVVTLHFEAGATVRKGQLIVQLFDEPERAKLASIRAKAAFAKRQLDRSQALAQTGAEPRNIFDQHRFDSDAAAADIRETQAVITQKAVRAPFDGVLGLRRVNLGQYLNAGDAIATLTDLDSLYANFTVPQKNLSQLRLGQNVSIATDAYPDRALAGRVTAIEPQVGSETRNVAVQATLANPDHLLRPGMYIQARLELPPRERALTVPDTAVQTSQRGESVLVVGKPGRDGLGVVRLQPVRTGRRADGRIAIADGLRAGDVVVTSGQVRLAAGDKVKVALEDGAASGAEQ